In Bacteroidia bacterium, a genomic segment contains:
- a CDS encoding tetratricopeptide repeat protein, whose product MNRSLLVLIISVFLALPSSAANLDSLMVALNALPSAGDDARRLEIHRDLGVAYHNIYEHKEALKHFQISLALAQELNLKDQEFFLLNKIGTIYFWLDNYSNALDYYLKAREMGQNVVTLPQQAENLSQTAEVYISLGNYKQALVLELDALDISIRVNDSLGIANAHRVIGTIYWYREMFDQGLEHLRKSLKYYRKGEHRIQLYTVFAAMSSVYTQKKQPEEALKYANESLKIANEIPYSYGIAFSTGMIGTAYKELGQLESAESQVKAAIEQFDLLDIKAEAADFEVVLAEIYFLDKKYEKAISVLNKTLISADEIQSKQLKSLTLKTLADNYEKLGENQKALDYFRQYVDIRDTLINEKDARHMAVLDAEFELKRQQDQINRLQRQNDKIRDRIFIYGLVAGVLFLMLVLWLVYLRFRSQRKTSELLEVKNNEIQRNNQQLSRANQDLINLTDLISNEVISPLHQISEQADNLTQIVDDGRDVEDVAKTIKDQAARIESMLTGFKLKAVEEEKVIQLEKIYLADIIRDATATLPEALKRQPIKIRFHELPEILANRRQMVKLFQYLLTNATRFRRDEDPTISISYTRQDGYFMIVFEDNSKGLPQTDQEANFCRIVAEAHGGKFISQSDFGKGNIFYIKIPE is encoded by the coding sequence ATGAATAGATCCCTGCTTGTCCTGATTATTTCGGTTTTCCTCGCTCTGCCTTCATCTGCTGCCAACCTGGACAGCCTGATGGTGGCACTTAATGCGTTGCCCTCCGCAGGGGATGATGCGAGAAGACTGGAAATCCACCGCGATCTTGGCGTTGCCTATCATAATATCTACGAACACAAGGAGGCGCTGAAACATTTTCAGATTAGTCTGGCTCTGGCGCAGGAGCTCAATTTGAAAGATCAGGAATTTTTTCTTCTCAATAAGATCGGAACCATTTATTTCTGGCTGGATAACTATTCAAATGCCCTTGACTATTACCTAAAAGCCAGGGAAATGGGGCAGAATGTCGTTACCCTTCCGCAGCAGGCTGAAAACCTGTCTCAAACCGCAGAAGTATATATCAGCCTGGGCAACTATAAACAGGCCCTCGTACTGGAGCTGGACGCGCTCGATATCTCCATACGGGTAAATGATTCCCTGGGAATTGCCAATGCACATCGTGTCATAGGCACGATCTACTGGTATCGGGAAATGTTTGATCAGGGGCTGGAGCACCTGCGTAAATCGTTGAAGTATTATCGCAAAGGCGAACACCGGATACAGTTGTACACCGTTTTTGCTGCAATGTCGTCTGTCTATACCCAGAAAAAGCAGCCGGAAGAAGCGCTGAAATATGCCAACGAATCGCTAAAAATTGCAAATGAAATTCCCTATTCCTATGGGATTGCTTTCTCTACAGGGATGATTGGCACGGCATATAAGGAACTGGGACAGCTCGAATCCGCAGAATCTCAGGTAAAAGCTGCGATCGAACAGTTTGATCTTCTCGATATTAAAGCAGAAGCTGCGGATTTTGAGGTTGTACTGGCCGAAATATATTTTCTGGACAAAAAATATGAAAAAGCTATCTCTGTTCTTAATAAGACATTAATTTCCGCGGATGAAATTCAATCCAAGCAGCTGAAAAGCCTGACGCTTAAAACCCTGGCCGATAACTATGAGAAGCTTGGTGAAAATCAAAAAGCGCTGGACTATTTTCGTCAGTATGTAGACATTCGTGATACGCTGATCAATGAAAAAGATGCGCGCCATATGGCGGTATTAGATGCCGAGTTTGAGCTGAAAAGACAACAGGATCAGATCAACCGCCTTCAGCGGCAGAATGATAAAATCCGTGACCGGATATTCATCTATGGACTGGTGGCAGGTGTTTTGTTTTTGATGCTTGTACTTTGGCTTGTCTATTTGCGCTTTCGCTCTCAACGAAAAACCTCAGAGTTGCTGGAAGTCAAAAACAACGAAATTCAGCGCAACAATCAGCAGCTCTCCCGCGCAAACCAGGATCTGATCAATCTGACTGATCTGATTTCAAACGAAGTGATCAGTCCGCTTCATCAAATTTCCGAGCAGGCTGATAACCTCACCCAGATTGTCGATGACGGTCGGGATGTGGAGGACGTTGCCAAAACAATTAAGGATCAGGCCGCCAGAATTGAATCTATGCTGACCGGATTTAAGCTGAAGGCCGTAGAGGAGGAAAAGGTAATTCAACTGGAAAAGATTTACCTGGCAGATATTATCAGGGACGCAACAGCTACGCTGCCTGAAGCCCTAAAACGACAACCCATAAAAATACGGTTTCACGAACTGCCTGAGATTCTCGCAAATCGCAGGCAAATGGTAAAATTGTTTCAATATCTGCTGACCAATGCAACCCGGTTTCGCAGAGATGAAGATCCTACTATATCGATTTCCTATACCCGGCAGGATGGATATTTTATGATTGTTTTTGAGGACAACTCAAAAGGATTGCCACAGACAGACCAGGAAGCAAACTTTTGCCGAATAGTTGCAGAGGCGCATGGTGGAAAATTTATCTCTCAGTCTGATTTCGGAAAAGGAAATATATTCTACATCAAAATACCAGAATAG
- a CDS encoding tetratricopeptide repeat protein translates to MKHLFLSGLFTLLVLLPQMLLGGNPDSLKREIDTLSKNPDKRAQLMNTYRQLGIYYMEQGETDEALKCMLTGLEISRLIRDNNSEFAFLHNVGVIYFYPKDDYYNSIKYLLEANELANLIDDPSRNAKNLTQISEVYVSLGEFEKAMEYQYNALKIFEAEDDTVGLASSHRNMGTIYWSQKAFTEALNSFERALRLGKYTKDAENIFTYTASVGAAYLELKQLDKAEKFINASRQIADSIQYGYGLAYAEGMMGNLYREKKNFRAAIQSLENAVALFDAIGTKKESSSFKIQVAGLYTETGNPKKALAILDEVEPIVESIHSLSLIRDVYEERARAYDELNMAAEAYKNYKQFIIYKDSLLDETKITQLAKLDHQYKLRQRENEIILQQKESESSSRQLFFILLGSGMVLLLAVVYMGYLRNKTLKETNYILAGKNEEIRMQNERLASSNEELRQFAHVTSHDLREPLRSISSFTTLLKRRYHDKLDTQANEFIDYITSGVNRMDTLLSDLLAYSVVGIGKHEYTDVNINQVITSIIETLNRDKATQGARISIQNLPVITANKGQMVQLFQHLVDNSIKFRSTDRKPEIKISCTLTEEGYRFEVADNGIGIDEAYKDKIFGLFLRLHNKKSQYKGTGIGLSICKKIVEQHKGRIWIESQVDVGTTVLFVLPPSPIDAEVSSGQGKRKKIAEKPVNISA, encoded by the coding sequence ATGAAGCATCTTTTCTTATCTGGCCTTTTCACTTTGCTTGTTCTGCTTCCTCAGATGTTATTGGGGGGAAATCCCGACAGCCTGAAGCGGGAGATCGATACCCTGTCCAAAAACCCGGACAAAAGAGCCCAATTGATGAATACCTACAGACAGCTTGGTATTTATTATATGGAACAAGGGGAGACAGATGAGGCATTAAAATGTATGCTTACCGGCCTGGAGATATCAAGGCTGATCCGTGATAATAATTCGGAATTCGCTTTTCTTCACAACGTAGGTGTGATCTATTTCTATCCTAAAGATGATTATTACAATTCCATTAAATATCTGTTGGAGGCCAATGAACTGGCCAATCTGATTGATGATCCCTCCCGGAATGCGAAAAACCTCACACAGATTTCTGAAGTATATGTAAGTCTGGGCGAATTTGAAAAAGCTATGGAGTATCAATACAATGCCCTCAAGATTTTTGAGGCAGAAGATGATACCGTAGGCCTTGCTTCCAGTCACCGCAATATGGGCACGATTTACTGGAGTCAAAAAGCTTTTACCGAGGCACTGAATAGTTTTGAACGTGCGCTGAGATTAGGGAAATATACCAAAGACGCTGAAAACATCTTTACCTATACGGCATCTGTGGGGGCCGCATATTTAGAGTTAAAGCAGCTCGATAAAGCCGAAAAATTTATTAATGCTTCCCGGCAGATTGCTGATTCTATTCAATATGGATATGGACTGGCTTACGCCGAAGGAATGATGGGTAACCTTTACCGGGAAAAGAAAAACTTTCGCGCAGCTATTCAATCGCTCGAAAATGCAGTAGCTCTCTTTGATGCGATTGGAACCAAAAAAGAATCATCAAGTTTTAAAATTCAGGTAGCTGGGCTATATACAGAAACCGGTAATCCGAAAAAGGCTCTGGCAATACTGGATGAAGTAGAACCCATCGTAGAATCCATCCATTCCCTCTCTCTCATACGGGATGTTTATGAAGAACGGGCACGCGCATACGATGAGCTAAACATGGCTGCTGAGGCCTATAAAAACTATAAACAATTTATTATTTATAAAGATTCCCTCCTGGATGAAACAAAAATTACTCAATTGGCAAAACTCGATCATCAGTATAAGTTGCGCCAACGGGAAAATGAAATTATCCTTCAACAAAAGGAGTCAGAATCTTCAAGTCGCCAGTTGTTTTTTATCCTTTTGGGTTCGGGTATGGTATTGTTGCTCGCTGTCGTCTATATGGGTTACCTTCGCAACAAAACGCTCAAAGAAACAAACTATATTCTCGCTGGTAAAAATGAGGAAATCCGCATGCAAAATGAGCGCCTTGCCAGTTCCAATGAAGAACTCAGGCAATTTGCTCATGTAACCTCTCATGATTTGCGCGAGCCTCTCCGTAGTATCAGCAGTTTTACTACACTGCTCAAACGACGGTATCACGATAAACTTGACACTCAGGCCAATGAATTTATCGACTATATCACCAGTGGTGTAAACCGGATGGATACACTTTTATCTGATCTTCTGGCATATTCTGTAGTGGGCATCGGAAAACATGAATATACAGATGTCAATATCAACCAGGTCATTACTTCTATTATTGAAACGCTTAATCGCGACAAGGCGACCCAGGGTGCCCGAATCTCAATCCAAAACCTTCCTGTGATTACGGCCAACAAGGGACAAATGGTCCAGTTGTTTCAACATCTGGTGGACAATTCCATTAAATTCAGAAGCACGGACCGAAAACCCGAAATTAAAATCAGTTGTACCCTGACGGAAGAAGGTTATCGGTTTGAAGTGGCAGACAATGGCATCGGTATAGATGAGGCGTATAAAGACAAAATTTTTGGTCTTTTTCTTCGCCTTCACAATAAAAAATCTCAGTATAAAGGCACGGGGATCGGTCTCTCAATCTGCAAGAAGATTGTGGAGCAACATAAAGGCAGAATCTGGATTGAGTCGCAGGTTGATGTGGGAACAACGGTATTATTTGTTCTCCCACCTTCACCGATTGATGCCGAAGTTTCTTCAGGACAAGGTAAACGGAAAAAAATTGCTGAGAAGCCTGTCAATATTTCGGCCTGA
- a CDS encoding DEAD/DEAH box helicase produces the protein MRLVDPRLPFTAVYSIYHHEYLGYMISAHIVQLLPSGDLSLVHHRLVPENMDQFLHGLDEQDIALIKMTDEISPRRIIKKFGGNPRHEAEFFTTRFIGELANLAKNFVQRKVAVILDTLGDKWVFEMGNDGYPAKEPIRLLDEKASVWFHFRRKESFTRYYPTIKLRGDSVLLRGLQARLICLQPAWVLLNGEIFTFEEEVDGKKLIPFLKNEYIVIPKDTEAVYFEKFITRLIENYNVVAKGFDIIDIREKPVFQLLVKEHDGSSFSLLPRVLYGSFCLDLLKEGKIHAKLKQIGDSFTFHRIYRDCREEKKSLDFLDSIKPNENSLTPWEYVEKEKGLAWLSQHHDLLKNNGIQIVQENKSYRINLTRPEITMETHDAGDWFDIKAVVRIGQFEIPFIKFRSHILRNKREFELPDGSIAILPEEWFSDYQHLLEVSEMHNGETLSIRKYQVPLLHLPSKSNGTAKLFESIKQLDRVPEFAPPVHLNADLRNYQLQGYNWLMFMKNHSMGAILADDMGLGKTLQTLTLLQKEKESGDALAPSLIVLPTSLIHNWKNEAEKFTPQLRVHIHTGINRAKNPEMFSGFDIILTTYGIARQDIDILRGFPFHYVILDESQMIKNPESKTARAVRKLISKYRLSLTGTPIENTVMDIWSQMAFLNPGLLGNETFFKRFYVQPIEKDRDTKRSAKLQRIIYPFILRRKKQQVEKELPPKIEKLHYCDMVDTQKDFYEEVRSSYRNYLMELISQGTWKKNKLNILTGLQKLRQIAIHPQLIDKENYDLQSSGKYQEVRRMLDQVIRKKRSKVLIFSQFVKMLHLLRDDLDQAGIRYNYLDGSTKDRQAEVDSFQTDKEIQVFLISLKAGGVGLNLTAADYVFILDPWWNPAVENQAIDRSHRIGQQKTVFYYKFITTDSIEEKILNLQRKKAQLSDEIINVEEDVYKSLDIGDIEDLLK, from the coding sequence ATGCGATTAGTTGACCCCAGGCTACCCTTTACCGCGGTTTACTCGATCTATCATCACGAGTATCTGGGCTATATGATTTCTGCACATATTGTGCAGCTACTACCGAGTGGAGATCTCAGTCTTGTCCATCATCGGCTGGTTCCTGAAAATATGGACCAGTTCCTCCACGGGCTTGATGAACAAGATATCGCCTTGATTAAAATGACGGATGAAATATCTCCGCGAAGAATAATCAAAAAGTTTGGAGGAAACCCACGCCATGAAGCTGAATTTTTCACCACAAGATTTATCGGCGAGCTAGCCAATCTGGCGAAAAATTTTGTTCAGCGGAAAGTAGCTGTTATCCTTGATACGCTGGGAGACAAATGGGTATTTGAAATGGGGAATGACGGATACCCGGCCAAAGAACCGATTCGCCTACTGGATGAAAAGGCCTCTGTATGGTTTCATTTCCGAAGAAAGGAATCTTTTACCCGATATTATCCAACCATCAAACTTCGCGGTGATTCGGTGCTCCTTCGCGGTTTACAGGCACGTCTGATCTGTCTTCAGCCTGCCTGGGTTTTGCTCAACGGAGAGATTTTCACCTTTGAAGAAGAAGTAGACGGAAAAAAACTGATTCCATTTCTTAAAAATGAATACATAGTCATTCCCAAAGACACGGAAGCCGTTTATTTCGAAAAATTTATCACCCGGCTGATTGAAAACTACAATGTTGTCGCCAAAGGGTTTGACATTATTGATATTCGTGAAAAACCTGTGTTTCAACTGTTGGTAAAAGAACACGATGGCAGCAGTTTTTCGCTCCTGCCCCGGGTACTATACGGGTCGTTTTGTCTGGATTTGCTCAAGGAAGGGAAAATTCACGCCAAACTGAAACAAATCGGGGATTCCTTTACCTTTCATCGTATTTACAGGGACTGCCGGGAGGAAAAAAAATCCCTTGACTTTCTCGATAGCATAAAGCCAAACGAAAATAGCCTGACGCCCTGGGAATATGTAGAAAAAGAAAAAGGCCTTGCCTGGCTATCTCAGCACCATGATCTGCTAAAAAATAATGGCATTCAGATCGTTCAGGAAAATAAAAGTTACCGGATCAACCTCACCCGGCCGGAGATAACCATGGAAACTCATGATGCCGGCGACTGGTTTGATATCAAGGCTGTAGTTCGAATTGGGCAATTTGAAATTCCTTTTATAAAATTCCGGAGCCATATTCTCCGCAATAAGCGGGAATTTGAACTGCCAGATGGGTCTATAGCTATTCTTCCCGAGGAATGGTTCTCTGACTACCAACACCTGTTGGAAGTGTCGGAAATGCACAATGGAGAAACATTAAGCATAAGAAAATATCAGGTTCCGCTGCTACATTTACCCTCTAAGTCAAATGGAACGGCAAAATTGTTTGAGTCTATCAAACAGCTCGACCGCGTACCGGAATTCGCCCCGCCTGTTCACCTCAATGCGGATTTGAGAAATTATCAGCTACAGGGATACAACTGGCTGATGTTTATGAAAAATCACAGTATGGGAGCGATTCTGGCAGATGATATGGGTTTGGGAAAAACCCTTCAGACCCTTACGCTTCTTCAAAAAGAAAAAGAGTCTGGCGATGCCTTAGCGCCTTCGCTGATTGTGTTGCCGACATCTTTGATTCACAACTGGAAAAACGAAGCTGAGAAATTCACGCCACAACTTCGCGTACATATTCATACAGGTATAAACAGAGCGAAAAATCCGGAAATGTTTTCGGGTTTCGATATTATTCTGACTACCTATGGTATAGCACGTCAGGATATAGACATCCTTCGTGGATTTCCCTTTCACTATGTCATCCTTGACGAAAGTCAGATGATAAAAAATCCCGAGTCAAAAACGGCCCGGGCGGTGCGAAAACTGATCTCGAAATACCGACTTTCCCTTACCGGAACCCCAATCGAAAATACGGTCATGGATATCTGGTCGCAGATGGCCTTTCTCAATCCGGGATTGCTCGGCAATGAAACTTTTTTTAAGCGGTTTTATGTACAACCCATAGAAAAAGACCGGGATACCAAACGATCAGCCAAATTGCAGCGCATTATCTACCCCTTCATTCTTCGCAGAAAAAAACAGCAGGTGGAAAAAGAGCTTCCACCTAAAATTGAGAAGCTGCATTATTGCGATATGGTCGACACGCAGAAAGATTTTTATGAAGAAGTAAGGAGTAGTTACCGAAACTACCTGATGGAATTGATCAGCCAGGGAACATGGAAAAAAAATAAACTCAATATTCTCACCGGGCTGCAAAAGCTTCGTCAGATTGCTATTCACCCACAATTGATTGACAAAGAAAATTACGACCTCCAATCCTCCGGAAAATACCAGGAAGTGCGTCGTATGCTGGATCAGGTTATCAGGAAAAAACGATCAAAGGTATTGATATTCAGCCAATTTGTAAAAATGCTGCATTTACTCCGCGATGACCTCGATCAGGCAGGCATTCGCTACAACTATCTGGATGGAAGTACCAAAGATCGACAAGCGGAAGTAGATTCTTTCCAAACAGACAAGGAAATACAGGTGTTTTTGATTAGCCTGAAAGCGGGGGGTGTGGGGCTGAATCTTACCGCAGCAGACTATGTATTTATTCTGGATCCATGGTGGAACCCGGCCGTAGAAAACCAGGCGATAGATCGTTCACACAGAATCGGCCAGCAGAAAACCGTATTCTATTATAAGTTTATTACAACAGATTCTATCGAGGAAAAGATTCTGAATCTTCAGCGAAAAAAAGCGCAGCTTTCAGATGAAATCATCAATGTAGAGGAAGACGTATATAAATCGCTGGATATCGGAGATATTGAAGATTTGCTAAAATAA
- the mqnE gene encoding aminofutalosine synthase MqnE yields MNLIDYLSHHSHISQGEKSIVNKVLNNERISDEDCLFLYENSDLSFLGILASHVRHRKQGKKTYFNRNFHIEPTNVCIYTCSFCSYSRRIKKREDGWELSLEEIMQIVRRYDGKPVTEVHIVGGVLPQYNLQFYVDLFRKIKEHRPELHIKALTPVEFHYIFKKAKISYREGLETLIAAGLDSIPGGGAEIFDEVIREEIAGGKCTSAEWLELHEIAHQLGLRTNATILYGHIETFAHRVDHMRRLRELQDRTGGFQTFIPLKFRNQNNEMSHLPEVSVIEDLRNYAISRIYLDNFDHVKAYWPMIGRKTAQLALSYGVDDIDGTIDDTTKIYSMAGAEDQNPSMSTPELIDLILRAGFTPIERDTLYHIVHDYSVESFEQEAGYAEKV; encoded by the coding sequence ATGAATCTGATAGACTATCTTTCCCACCATTCCCATATTTCTCAAGGGGAAAAATCTATAGTTAATAAAGTCCTGAACAACGAAAGAATCTCTGATGAAGATTGTCTGTTTCTGTATGAAAACAGCGATCTTTCTTTTCTGGGGATTCTGGCAAGCCATGTGCGCCATCGTAAACAGGGTAAAAAAACCTATTTCAACCGCAATTTTCATATAGAGCCTACGAATGTCTGTATTTACACTTGTTCTTTCTGCTCGTACTCCCGAAGAATCAAAAAGCGTGAAGACGGATGGGAGTTGTCGCTGGAAGAAATTATGCAAATAGTCAGGCGCTATGACGGCAAACCTGTTACCGAAGTGCATATTGTAGGTGGGGTACTGCCTCAGTATAACCTTCAGTTTTATGTGGATTTGTTCCGCAAAATTAAAGAACACCGCCCCGAACTGCATATCAAGGCGCTGACCCCGGTCGAATTCCACTATATATTTAAAAAAGCGAAAATCTCTTACCGGGAAGGATTGGAAACGCTCATCGCAGCAGGCCTGGATTCTATCCCCGGCGGTGGTGCCGAAATTTTTGATGAAGTGATCCGCGAAGAGATTGCCGGAGGAAAATGTACCTCTGCCGAATGGCTTGAACTTCACGAAATTGCACACCAATTGGGACTTCGTACCAATGCGACGATTCTGTATGGGCATATAGAGACCTTTGCGCATCGTGTCGATCATATGCGCCGCCTGCGAGAACTGCAAGACCGTACGGGTGGTTTCCAGACTTTCATTCCGCTCAAGTTTCGCAATCAAAACAATGAAATGTCTCACCTTCCGGAAGTTTCTGTAATCGAAGACCTTAGAAACTACGCAATCAGCCGGATTTATCTTGACAATTTTGACCATGTCAAGGCTTACTGGCCGATGATTGGCCGCAAGACCGCACAATTGGCATTGTCTTATGGCGTAGATGATATAGATGGAACAATCGATGATACCACCAAAATTTATTCTATGGCCGGAGCTGAAGACCAGAACCCTTCTATGTCTACCCCAGAGTTGATCGATCTGATTTTACGCGCAGGTTTTACTCCGATCGAAAGAGATACCCTTTATCACATCGTACACGACTATTCCGTTGAATCCTTCGAACAGGAGGCCGGTTACGCAGAAAAAGTATGA
- a CDS encoding histidine phosphatase family protein encodes MSKLTLYFVRHGETDYNRQGIVQGSGIDSTLNEEGFSQAKAFFDHYYSTVRFDGIFASTLRRTHQTLSFWKEQGFQIQSHAGLNELNWGIHEGKKPSVEQNRDFRQILHKWAEGDFTQRAAGGESPLEAWDRAFPLFDMLRQQYMDQTLLLCSHGRQLRVILSNLLGEGMQHMEKYNHHNTALSIVEINEAGKANLIRLNDTTHLENSKLNVG; translated from the coding sequence ATGAGCAAACTCACCCTCTATTTTGTCCGGCATGGGGAAACCGACTATAACCGGCAAGGCATTGTGCAGGGAAGTGGCATCGACTCCACTTTAAATGAGGAGGGGTTCTCTCAAGCCAAAGCCTTTTTTGACCATTACTATAGTACTGTGCGGTTTGATGGGATTTTTGCCAGTACACTCAGGCGTACGCACCAGACACTTTCTTTCTGGAAAGAACAGGGTTTTCAGATACAATCCCATGCCGGCCTGAATGAGCTCAACTGGGGGATTCATGAAGGGAAAAAACCTTCCGTCGAACAAAACCGCGATTTCCGTCAAATCCTTCATAAATGGGCTGAAGGCGACTTTACGCAAAGAGCCGCCGGGGGAGAATCTCCACTTGAAGCATGGGATCGGGCTTTTCCTTTGTTTGACATGCTAAGGCAGCAGTATATGGATCAAACCCTGCTTCTTTGTTCGCATGGCAGACAGCTACGGGTAATATTGAGTAACCTTCTGGGAGAAGGGATGCAGCATATGGAAAAGTATAACCACCACAATACGGCACTTTCCATTGTTGAGATAAATGAAGCAGGTAAGGCGAACCTTATCCGGCTCAACGACACTACGCATTTGGAGAATTCAAAGCTTAATGTAGGATAA
- a CDS encoding menaquinone biosynthesis protein — protein MIDVALVAYLNTRPFMDGFEALISEKEACFHLYPPAACADALFEKKCQIALIPVGSLPRFHRLSIMPNYCLGANGPVESVFLFSQRPVDKLDTILLDPHSNTSNGLVQILMRYHWKHTVNFVMPDQKHFDLIDGNVGGVIIGDKALHVRNHYRYAYDLSGEWQKMTGLPFAFAVWAYYPGQVPAQFLQKMNDAMRWGVHRLEACAERWAAAYKVSLPEATRYLTESLNFRFDAPKHRAVELYYQALRNLSVSEPQVLNQ, from the coding sequence ATGATAGATGTAGCCCTCGTCGCTTATCTGAATACACGTCCATTTATGGACGGATTTGAGGCCCTGATTTCCGAGAAGGAAGCTTGTTTTCATCTTTATCCGCCCGCTGCTTGTGCGGATGCACTTTTTGAAAAGAAATGCCAGATTGCACTTATTCCGGTTGGTTCACTCCCTCGCTTTCATCGTCTGTCAATCATGCCCAACTACTGTCTGGGCGCCAATGGACCGGTTGAATCAGTGTTTCTTTTTTCACAACGCCCGGTAGATAAATTGGACACAATTCTGCTGGATCCACATTCCAATACTTCCAATGGACTGGTGCAGATTCTGATGCGTTATCACTGGAAACATACAGTAAACTTCGTAATGCCCGACCAAAAACATTTTGACCTGATTGATGGAAATGTTGGCGGCGTTATCATTGGCGATAAGGCATTACATGTACGCAATCACTACAGATATGCCTATGACCTTTCCGGCGAATGGCAGAAAATGACGGGCCTTCCCTTTGCGTTTGCCGTTTGGGCGTATTATCCCGGACAGGTGCCCGCTCAGTTTTTACAGAAAATGAATGACGCTATGCGTTGGGGTGTCCACCGGCTGGAAGCTTGTGCGGAAAGATGGGCCGCTGCCTATAAAGTATCCTTGCCGGAAGCAACCCGTTATCTGACCGAATCACTAAACTTCCGGTTTGATGCACCCAAACACCGTGCGGTAGAATTGTATTATCAGGCCCTTCGCAACCTGTCGGTATCTGAGCCACAAGTGCTCAATCAATAA
- a CDS encoding response regulator transcription factor, whose protein sequence is MSKIKIGTADDHNLFRIGLSTLLEENPEFEIVLQASNGNSLLKAIPEAKPDIILLDLKMPVMDGIEAAEIIRNEYPAIRLIALSGYDKEDFILHMMEKGIHGFLNKNSEPEEVETAIYSVMENGFYFNDRISRIMLKGLLTKKRITPSFNSEVELSEREQEILELICKEYTNREISDKLAISVRTVEGYRTSMLQKIGARNTAGLVVFAYKNGIID, encoded by the coding sequence ATGTCAAAAATAAAAATTGGTACGGCAGATGATCATAACTTATTCAGAATAGGCCTGTCTACGCTTTTAGAAGAAAACCCTGAATTTGAAATCGTCTTACAGGCCAGCAACGGAAATTCGCTCTTAAAGGCGATTCCTGAGGCAAAACCAGACATTATCCTACTGGATCTCAAAATGCCTGTCATGGATGGAATTGAGGCAGCGGAGATTATCAGAAACGAATATCCTGCCATTCGGCTCATCGCACTTTCGGGGTACGACAAAGAAGATTTCATCCTGCATATGATGGAAAAGGGAATTCACGGGTTTCTCAATAAAAACTCGGAGCCGGAGGAAGTTGAAACCGCCATTTACTCCGTCATGGAAAATGGATTCTATTTCAATGACCGCATTTCCCGCATCATGTTGAAAGGATTGCTAACCAAAAAACGCATCACACCATCTTTCAATAGTGAGGTAGAGCTTTCTGAAAGAGAACAGGAAATATTGGAACTTATCTGCAAGGAGTATACAAACCGCGAAATTTCAGACAAACTCGCCATCAGCGTACGGACAGTAGAAGGCTACAGGACCAGCATGCTTCAAAAAATAGGTGCGCGAAATACGGCGGGACTGGTTGTATTTGCCTACAAAAACGGAATTATTGATTGA